CTGAAGAGCCATTGTCAGCAGTCTCTAGCAGGTACCCCAAGGCCATATGCTTTGAAGTGGTAGATTAAGAATTCAAGAGTGTAAAGTAGACCCTCCTTCACATAATGGAAAGAAATGGTGGTGTCACTGCAGCAGCCTAACCCCTGGCAAAGAAAAGTAAAGTGTTAATTACACTGAAACTAGATTTTTAAAATGCTGTGTTGTAATTGTCCATATCAAGACAAAAATGATTAATGCAACAGCATCTATAATAAATTATGACAAGGAAGGTACCTTGAGATGGTTATGTGATTATGTGAGTGATTGTGACAAATGCTGTATGTTTAAAGTTGGAGAAAAGACAATTGCACTTCTAGTACTACCCCAGGAATTTCACATTGAACAACGATTTTCAGGATATTGCATACCATAGCTGTTGAAGTACATTTACAAGACAAAGTAAtatgtaaaatgaaatatatttacaaGGAAATACTTTTAATGGCCTCAGTAGCATCTAATTTGCTTTAGAAACCATTAACTAAGACTGCCCAAAATGGTTAAAATATTTCTAATGTACAAACACTTCATAACATTTTTATGCTCTTGGGAATACTACTTACCTGCTCGTGATCGTGAGCGAGGTTCTCCCAGTACCAGTAGTCGAGGTTTTTCATCTTAGGAACCACTACGTCCgaaggaatgaaagggaagaacCTGGGGCGTCCCTTTTCATCTCTCGAATCCCCAGGTCGGACTCCTGCTGCCTCCATGAAATATCCTGAAGTAGGAGAGTTGATTATGTCGAAAGATGAAATTGttagaaaatgtatatacaaggTTGTAGAATGGGAACTGACTTTGATCATCTAATTTTTCTGTAGTAATCGTAATTATAAGTGATTCTGCAGTCAATTCAGTAATCGCATTTCTCACCCATAGAAAACAGGTCGAGCATAATCTCAATAATTCGCATGTCTTGAAAGGTGATACTTGGCTACAACTAGAACTAGTAAAAATcagatgtcaataatgatgaatcCGGAACAAATATTCACATCGCTGGCGCAGAGAATAAATCTTAAAACCCGAAAAATGAATCAGAAACTCACCCATCTGGACATCTTCAGCCCCCTGGGAGTAGGCGAGCGTCTGGTTGTCCTGGCCTGCGTCCACGAAGGCTTGGAGGGCGCCGCGGCTCAGGATGTATCCTGCGCCGCCGCTCATGTATCCCTtgggatgttaataatgatggttaaaataatgataatgataacaatggcaatagtaataaaaaataatgattataatattgatgaagaaaaataattataaaaaaattatagcaataacagttctaataataatgatgatgatgataataataataataataataataataataataataataataataataataataataataataataataataataataataataataataataataataataacaataacaataacaatacctataacaattatgataacaataatgatgatgatgatgataataataataataacacctatAACATAAAAATCTGACATCCCGACACACACCTGCGGTACGATGACATCAAAATGGCATCCATAATAATACGGGACTTCCGGATCTTTGTCGTGCAGCCAGTACCTCAAATTCTCCATGATGAAGTAGGTGTCGTCATCGGCTTTCACAAACCAGTCGTAGTCGTTGTAGTAATGGAGGTAGGCGTGGCGAAAGGCATCCTGGGGAGGAATTAGAGTTGattgtggtggttatggtggtggtggttgcgaTCGTGGTGGTGACTGattgttgtggtggtgataataatgatggtaatggtagtaatgaagataaaagtaatggtaatgatgaaagtaataataataatgatggtaatggtaataatgatgataaaagtaataataataatgatggtaatggtaataatgcttagaaaagtaatggtaatggcaaaagtaataataataatgatggtaatagtaataatgatgataacggtaatgacaacagtaattacagtaatgaagataatataacgaaagaaaaaaataaaaaataaaagagacttGGTAATGGAGATCCAGGTAAAAGCATACTTGGGGTCCACGTCCCGTTTTGTACAATTATTGCATTATTGTCTGAGTAATGACAGCTAGTGCGGCTTATTGAGATTTTAATATTCTAAGCGTGCTGTACACTGACCATTAACAATAGAAGTACCGTAATCATGGCCGCTTACTTCATTAGATTAACAaagatcttttttttatgttcggTTGGACTAAAATGGATGCGTTAATACGTGAAGGGAATCTCAACCGACGCATCTCTTTGAATGTTGAATCCTTTCTTTGTGTTCGTTTTGCTTTCTTTATatgtgtctttcttcttttctacctttcttctcttcgccatcttctactcctcttccaccaccacctcctcctcctcctcctcctctacttcctcttccttctcctccttttcctcctcatcttccaccttctcatcatcttcatcctcctcctcctcatttctttctcctcatgttccccttctttctcctcctccttctcttcacccaatgcatctctcctcctcctcctcatttcccccttcccctcttcctcctcctcctcgctttccccttcctcctactcctcgttccccccttcccctcttcctcttctttatcctcttaatcttcctcctctccttttccccctcttcctgctattcattatcctcttcctcctcttcccccccgccGATAATAATACGGTTATGCATTAATCCCCAATGAATTATGACTCACGATCACATACACAGAGTTTGACATAAAACCCTTAATTAATCCACCTTCCAAACCGGCCACCACAGGTCCCTTACCCTCGTCTTGTTCCACAGTCCGCTCCGGTCGCCCATTGCGTGCGGGACGGTCAGCAGCGGCAAATCCAGCACGctttcgtcctcctctctttcctctccttcttcttcttgttgcttttcctctcctttctcttcgctaTCAGGGTTGGTGACGAAGAGGATTTTGGTGCATCTCCGACCCCAGGTTCTGTAGATGTGGACGGCGTGGGAGGCGTGGTGGGCGGGGTACGTCACCACGAGGCACAGGATCCTGACTTTTTCGAAGAGACGCTGGGCGACGGTGCCGTCTTCGGGGGGGAAATGGTTGGGTTAAGGGGTGTCTCTGTCTTTTGTATGGTtggctggctgtttgtctgtctgtctgtctgtctctcttacctttctctctctctctctcattctctatctttcaatctaccaccatctctgtctgtctcactctgatCATTTACTGGTTGATGAGCTGTAGTTAAGATTTGTAATTTAGTTTAATGATAGGTGTCAGAtgttcacacccacccacaaactgtctgtctgcctacctctttcactcactctac
The sequence above is a segment of the Penaeus vannamei isolate JL-2024 chromosome 31, ASM4276789v1, whole genome shotgun sequence genome. Coding sequences within it:
- the LOC113823604 gene encoding glycoprotein-N-acetylgalactosamine 3-beta-galactosyltransferase 1 produces the protein MLFSRAWSLSATTQPARAEMVVTEGDGSGGGERRGGGGERGVRRGSGGGLNCWRTRSGSMQCLAALVGGFVLGLTLALLHSAAFYLPSATHHQEQRDVMGVSWENSVQEPSPQELNVAKNPAEFRPPPARSLPPRHRDTCYGTVAQRLFEKVRILCLVVTYPAHHASHAVHIYRTWGRRCTKILFVTNPDSEEKGEEKQQEEEGEEREEDESVLDLPLLTVPHAMGDRSGLWNKTRDAFRHAYLHYYNDYDWFVKADDDTYFIMENLRYWLHDKDPEVPYYYGCHFDVIVPQGYMSGGAGYILSRGALQAFVDAGQDNQTLAYSQGAEDVQMGYFMEAAGVRPGDSRDEKGRPRFFPFIPSDVVVPKMKNLDYWYWENLAHDHEQGLGCCSDTTISFHYVKEGLLYTLEFLIYHFKAYGLGVPARDC